CGAGAAACGCGGATACCGGGCGATATCTGAATTTTCCGCCCGGTACCCAAAACCTTGGTTCCAGCGGATACCGGGTGATATCTGAATTTTCCGCCCGGTACCCAAAACCTTGGTTCCAGCACAGCACTGTAGTTCGATGGCCTGCCGTGAAATAAACACATGAAAGTAACTAGTAATTGCGTCTGTGCTGAGACCTCAGATCGACCCGGCCGAGCCCACCCGCCACGGGTGTATTTCCCAATTCCGCCCTCGGGATAacggcacatccagaagctgctgCTCCTCGTCACAATCATAACTCTTGCTCAGATCCAGCCAAGATGCGTCCTCTCCGTCTTCACTCACAACGACGACGACGATAATAACAACCCATCCATTTCATTTCGTTCGCGCTGGCACCCGGGGAAGGCCGCAACCCGGGCACCGGCAAAGCACCCACCCACCAGTGTCATGGGCAGCATCTAAAGACAGAGCCTCACCGTGGCGAAAGAACAGAGGACGTGGAGTGGAGCTGTGGACTGAACCGAGCTAGCTAGCCACCGATGGGGCTCCACCTGCTGGTGGCGTTCGCGGCGGTGAAGGGCTTCGCGCAGCTGTTCCACGTCTCGGCGCCGCTGTGGTGGCCGCCGCTCAACCCCTGGCCCCCGCTCGCCTGCCACTTGCCGGAAGCCTGTGCCGTCCTCTGCCGCGTGCTCGCTACCCACCTCGCCTGGCTGCGCCGCGCCTACGCGCGTGGTGGCTCCGTCTGGGGCCTCCGAAGCCGCGACGACTACGACGTCCTCCGCCAGGCGCTGCTGGACGTCTTCTACTGACCGAGTTGCAGGCAGAGCGCCGCCCGGTGGTGGCGCTCGCTGCTTCCATTGCTGTGGCGTAGGAAATTCATGGTTTAGACGCTGTTTCAGCTTATTCTATTGGTTTCTTGTTCACTTGTATTTACCGAGATGCGTGGTTTATAAGTAATCTGCAATTGTAAAACTGATCTGTAAAAAGAGATGAATTCTGCTAGAACTGGCGGGTCCTCTGTTTCGAGATGCTGCAATCAGCGATTTCTTCTTATGagattatatatttttttcttctaaagaTTAATTCGCGACATAGTTGTGGGCTTGGAGTAGCAACACCGACAATCAACACTAGTTTAAAGATTGGAAAACGTTTAAAGCCGGCCGACCGGCTGAAACTCCGCCGGTCAAGTCCACGCTGACAACAAGCCCCACCCACTACCGCTTAAGCCTGTCTCTATTATCCCGCACGAATCACTCCatcatttatttcctttccttaTCCTCTCGCCCGTCTTCTCTCCGTTGCTCCCCAAATAAAGTCTTGCCGATGATGACCACCGTCGATGTCGCGAGCAGCCATCATCCACATGCCCCCGTTGCTCCGGCGAGCGGTCGCCATCCACTCACCCCCGCGCTACTCCGGCGAGCGGCCGCCATCCACCCGCCCCGCGCTACTCCGGCGAGCGGCCGCCATCCACCCGCCCCGCGCTACTCCGGCGAGCGGCCGCCCATCCATCACCGCGGCGGTGCGGCAACCCAGCTTGCGGCGTGGGATAGGGTGCTTCAAACAGCGTCGACCATGCTACAATGGCGACGAGCAGGAGTGGCAACCGGTGGCGCGCGACGGCAGTGACCAAGGATGACCGCAGGCTGCCACTGGTGCTGCAAACCACAAGCAATTTTGCTAGAACCTGCCGCTAGAGAAGCTGGAAGCGACAACGCGATGAGCTACAACCAACATCGGCGGCGACTCCAACATGCTACAACCGACATTTATTCTTGCTTGTACTGGCATCACAATTTGCTGGAACCAGTGTctttttttgctggaacccgaaacaTTTTGTGCTACCATCTTTTCTCATTTGCTAGATCGGACCAAGTTTTGCTACTACCGTATTTTAATTTTGCTAGAAGTAGCCTGGTTTTCTGCTACAACCATCTTCTGATTTTGCAACGACGGCCATTTTCTGTGACCGGCGACGGCAACAACGGCCATTTTTGCTACAACCGTGTCAAATTTTTGCTACTACCATCTGTGTGTTTTGCAACGACGAAGACGACATTTTTGTTGCAACAACCTTGTTTTTTGCTACTACCGGAGAcgtgttttgctacatccattcacgAGGCCATGGTGCTTCAAGCGCGGCGGTGAGTTCCGGCAGTGTTTTTGCTACAACTGTCTTTGAATTTTGCTACGTCCATTCACGGATTAGGTGCAACTGCGGCGAGTGTTGGCCGGCGGCGATGGAGTTGCGACGGGTTCATCGCCAATTTGCGGCCGACGGCGGAGTTGGCTAGTTGCCATCCGTGGGGAGGCTGGGGCGGCGAGGTTCAGCCTGTTGCGAGGTCAAcggtcggcgggggggggggggtcccgcgGTGCGGTGCGACGAGGGGGCGggtggtgttggggatattactactggacgtaaactggCCCGGAGTAACGAGATTAACTATATGAAGATAGAAGCCCATAAAGACGTGAGGATGGTGGCGCttcacgaaggcccaaggcccaaaggtgggttaaggcctgtagatgtaaaccgcctttctcatgtaacttgcattgtaagataggaaggacagagaccaagccggacacatttatgatctggccttgggactctgtaaaccggcgggcgtcaacctgtgtatataaagggatgacccggcagcggttaaggaacaacagacaacaactcgagagccaggcaaagcggattcgtgttggggaacgtagcaataattcaaaattttcctacgtgtcaccaagatcaatctaggagatactagcaacgagagagagggagtgcatcttcatacccttgaagatcgctaagcggaagcgttgcaagaacgcggttggaggagtcgtacatagtgattcagatcgcggccgaatccgatctaagcaccgaacaacggtgcctctgcgttcaacacatgtgcagcccgatgacgtctcctgcgccttgatccagcaaggaggagggagaggtgaggaagaagctccaacatcagcacgacggcgtggtggtgatggagtggcagttctccgacagggcttcgccaagctcacgcggaggaggagagctgttggggaggggaggggctgcgccttggatgtcatgttgcagccctcccctcgcccctctatttatagggagaaggggaaagggggtcggcccctctagatgagatctagagggggcggtggccaagggggagggggctttgaaagtgcgttatatcgactagagggggggtgaataggcggtttttatgaaagtcttcaaaacgtggaagttatgaagacaaacgatagaaataaacctattaccctgcagcggaaggtagactacactaggcaagccatagtcaagtattcaatagagtgaaagcacaatgactaatagcagcaatgtagtaaggatcaagtaggaagatattgtgaagccacacagaacacgcagtcactcagtgaagacaaaagatagttcgaacatacaatgacttcacaaggagtaacagtaagtaaagggaagggaagatgaaaccagtgactcgttgaagacaatgatttgttggaccagttccagttgttgtgacaactgtacgtctggttagggcggctaggtatttaaaccttaggacacacagtcccggacacccagtcctgaacacgcagctcaggacacccagtcctcaccgtattccccttgagctaaggtcacacagacctcgcccaatcactctggtaagtcttcaaggtagactcccaaaccttcacagacttcgttcaccggcaatccacaatgtctcttggatgctcagaacacgacgcctaaccggctggaggatgcacagtcctcaagtgtaataagtcttcagatcacacagacaaaaagacttaagtgatgcctaattctctttggctctgggtggttagggctttatcctcgcaaggaattctctctcaaaggcttcgaggtgggttgctctcaaacgacaaaagttgtactctgaatctgagcagccaaccgtttatggttgtagggggtgggctatttatagccacttggcaacccaacctaatttgtccgaaatgaccctgggtcactaaggaactaacacatgttccaacggtcagatttcaaactcacacgacaactttacttgggctacaagcaaagctgacttgtccgatctggacaagattcactctcatagtcttcactcgaagacatagattttgtttaagcatcacttcagtcattctgactggttctcttggaccccacttaacagtatggtggttcctatgactcaacacagaagaaaaagaactacgaaagatctaagtcttcgagctccataggcttcatgtggtgtcttctgttgtcatagtcttcaatgtgaatatcttcatataccacctttgacttcaatgtcttcatacatttttaggggtcatctctggtaggaaaaccaaatcaatgagggacttctacctgtgttatcctgcaattctcacaaacacattagtccctcaactaggtttttcgtcaatactccaaaaccaactaggggtggcactagatgcacttacaatctcccccttgttggtgattgataacaaactagttgaagttttcaacggggaatataatctgtgaaattgtaaaggataaggaattatcttcataagttgcaagggctccccctgaggatgtgcatataagtaatttgcttttggaatgcaaatgcacatggcaggttgtacttgtggagatccacttcaacttatgatgacaatccactatgcatgtgaaagtatatgaagataatgacatgcataatggaaaatagacgtctgcagaatgatctaagtgcggaatttatcgtcgcacatgcggaatttatcatcgcaatacaaggtggcagataagtagcagacgaccatcgagtttaagtgttacaactcaaagaaccaaatgtagcaaaacgagagttgtaagcacgaagcaaaatataaagcacccacccatatggaccctcttgaagactatcaacctcatatgcttctcccccttttgtcagtaaggaccaaaaaggtttgaagacatagagcatctactcgttcccatgaggagtaggtgaagcagcagggtcgttggtggtgtttggcggtgctgaagagcttggagcagagtcgaagcgtgctgaaggaggtggcggtgaagtagcatcgtcttcatcctcgatcactctggcagtcacagttgcagcagaggaagagaactcagagtcttcaagggatggagttcgtcacagcactgcccttcgaggaggtgtggagtcaaacttgaatcgctcagtgaagccatcctcttgaagatcatcttcagaacacatcagtgttagccctttccatgtgcggcgagaggtttcatgggcaacaaaagcattcttggtggcaagatttcgaatgcgattaacatccaccaagaggctttgcatctaacgcttcagccagtcatgatgcctatcctgtttccaatgaagagccacaagaagctctcggtcattgagaacacgagtgtgcttcttgggtcgtggagcagttgtactgttagtggcttcagtgagagcaggatgcggtgcacgtgtagtgccagccaaaggatacacacgagcgactgcttcaactccttcaatgttctgagaaaaactctgatgctctgcattctgaagacttaggggttccttggcaggctcaggatagatggcttcaatcgacatatccacatcaggcagaaaaatccgatgattgtgagtagatggctgatatgagatagtggagtgaagtttgatcatccgcatgacccatggggcgtagaacttcaagccaaatagatcagagcctgatgcagcaagttggcgaatgaagaagtcatgtgcattgaagcattttccatgaagaatatagaagaccaatgtcttcattgcaccttcaagcttggcatgtggagagtgtcctttgattggcagagagttcgccttatgatgtgataaatggttcttggcagatactcaaggtcttcaatgaagaactccgtgggataagcagcatcttggggaaatggcttcatcatactgagcatctaactcatattaggttcagtcttctgaaatatgctctcaatagcttcactatgaagctgacagccatgctcgtagagatcgccaggagtgggcaaaccagtgagctcaatgatgtcaaatgctttggcttcgtgatgaacgtttcctatcatccactccaggacccaagtcttcggatctctgctatacctgTGGATGTGAAGtctggcatagaattggagcagcaactcttcattccaatgctcttggtcggtgacgaatggcagcaatccaacttctttgaagcaatccagagcttcttccagacagggcagaccagctatagcttcaatgtcaaggcgcttgtggggaacatgcgaccttgattgtatagaatgcaggataatagcttcgctgcggatagctccagaaccgatcagatgatatcctttcccttgagtaggggttcctggagctattgaagaatgtgttgtctgctctgaagccattgatattgaaggagccaggtgctgatgcaggacctgggaaccttggcaatcttgggattggcttctgtacctgaggcctgtgctcaacatgatagtcgaactggggaccggcagcagactcaggaacagaagtggcgggatcagtggcttcgctgacttctggtgcttttgttggtgagggctccacattagcttcagccatgacagcgtcagtggcttcagtggtgttggtggtggcagcctcaagattttcaacctccacttgatgagctggagggtcggtcacagtcacgttctcctcgagaacagcttcttggtgagacgggggtgtagcagtgcttggggtttcttcttcattggctgatgcagccggaatgtcttcagcagattcagcttcagacgcagagactggaggccttggtcctttgcgaagcctgcgcaacgcaggcgacgcctgtgtagttggagttggctgggcgatcagcccatgaagcatcccgAGCGATTGGAGTCAGAGGACgcccaatgctgatgagttcactgtgctcgagctgaggaaggactgcaccatcttctacatggtcatgttgaccaatgtcttcagcagcgatgggatcagctgctggaaagtcttcagcttcacgagcctctgtgaaagcaggctcatggattgtcagctggcgttcagcgtcaggacgaaccatggaaatgggttcaactatcaaaggctctgtgggagcagcccgatctttcttggtcttcctcttcttcttggagggggcaataggagaggcttcaggatgtttcctcttcctggcttcagtcTCAGCAGTCCTCGTTTTCTTGAGCtttgaagcggttgaccggctttttggcttcgagccaatcattctagttgggaagacaatgggatctgcttcctgccttggtgcgtcaggttcagccatagcgggcttcttcatcttctttgcggccatcctggggtcgatgctaggacgtccaagggccttgcgcttcttagcctcattgtaggcttgcacacatctgtcagccagaaccttcatgcgctcacgcgaaccctgagcttctgcacatttcttgagaaaggcttccttgagctcgtgcagcataatcttgaagttcttcacctcttgcacattgagcttggccatatgcttcttgaactgagatttctcaaagtcaatcttctgcttcagttcaacaatgcgatGGGCaatagctagctctgaagcaatggcgccatggaaggcgacactgaggccaatgggtagctgcagatcttcgaagctgatgtttggcgtgtcaaaccactcatcaatgaagttgtggatgattttcacatcaaagagaggcagatcattgaagatttctgcttcttctttgctcttgatgagttgctcaagagcgtcatccgcaagatcttcatcacttgacagatcaatggcatcattgcggagaatggcagcagctgttagctcttggccggtgtgtggcagaggcatcttgaccttctagggcttggagatgcgtgataaatcttcggactgcacactgtcttcaggaggtgcagttgccagtggcttcgcccgtgagatttttggtgaaggggcaggctttgaagctttaggcttcttcaacttctttggctttggtgctgcaggcgcttcatctgattcagcgtcagctgcaggctcattcactgcagtcccttgaaccaagatatgggtgatgaggccttcaaggttgtagaaaggaccgatgacattgggttctgcatctcgtgtgccatcagcccttggagctgagggaccatggttgaagtctagtcccaatgtcttcttgttttgcttcgctgagttctgggcaaactggaagttgcgcttgaacagaatgtcgtcacgacaccatagtagtgacaatgggtgtgcatcaacaggctgtggcccacggaccatgcagggatagaagccttgttcaatggcttcatctctagacctaggttgaagattcttgtatagaatgtctccccacggtctcttgatggcatttttctcagcatattcctggttacagatcggtatttgaaccattgttctgcccaatatcttcgaatccattggattcgggtcttgcgctgattgtaatcctcttcaggatctgtcttgtacagttctgagaggtcatctggcagatctctagatgtttctccatgacgctttctgccacccttccttgttgatttctctgaagccatgaactttaaactgaaaggcttcaacacgttcaaaggcttcaaaggtctTCGCTtactggacaaacaggaactggcttcgggagaatttatgtgatgctgtaagaattctgcaaatgaatgcagactatgagaaccaaaggattctcccatggacatgtacctgtgacagcattaaggtgcgagggaaggggaagaggtcatatgcattctcagaagattttgaagataaatcagtttagaagacattgacctcatcgtgcgaagacattcactcatagataaggagttggttccagatttgtacgaatccagagatcagtacaagtgaggaatctaactactttgtgaagcataagtgaatatactaggcatgttatgagatgcagtatgagagagatctaacttgtgtgaatagaaactgcttgtggtagaaagtgacaaagccataggatcaacagtgcaataaaaaggaagttttatttaccacactaagaactgctagacggagtggaagatgaggccgagcagttcgatcttccgtgccctaacttggcgacggaggacacctacggcgatggcggagaggacgatgtccgcggtcggcgtgaagacggcgtcagagaggttgcggcagcgaagcgcttcgtcgccggcgtcgtcgagggctagcggtggcgctagggttcgtgcgagagtggaagaagagataatgactgccgtgaagtgtgtatttataggtacaggggcggcactgcgttattacacagatGCCCCTagtgattcgcatctgaggaacacgtggccattatgcggaattttggggtttgttccacgtcccacgcacgcctggattgtcgggtggtcgttcccacatctccgggtttcatgtggaggaatgagcattgaaaacggacttaatggttgtctctgtatcttctgctgacaaggacgcagagaagacattcgacagtttcaatagaatgcatatgatttggagagatagaatttgagatagaaagcatagaggggttagggtccgatcacattcacttagttcaaaagattcagcaagaagacatagctataagtgaatgctgtagaggacagaacactagtatatatataatcaacatagtgaagataatcatgaagacatgttgagattgaagccaaaccaaatgggaagacatagcaaggtaacgccatgagtgaaacacttcaaaatagaacatttggtggtggcgttacccaccgtataggaagtattagacccagacatggcgcacaattatcgtggcgctccgaagtcaaattccacattaatgtattcacacttagaatgtatatcttgattgattgaagatatactttacttcgtgtgttgcacatctaagtcatcaatatgcataagggttaggatgtgtgcctgatcacaggacatttgaggattccaggatatttagctcacacagtaacttgcaaaatctcttctcatccaagggcttggtgaagatatctgccaattgctcttcagtgttgacgtgtatgatatcaatatcttccttcacaacatgatctctgagaaagtgatgatgaatttcaatgtgctttgtcttcgagtgctgaactgggttgttggcaatcttgatggcgctttcattgtcggagtagagtggcacttgcttcagatgaatgccatagtctttgagcgtttgcttcatccacagaagctgagcgcagcaagatccagcagcaatgtattcagattcagcaatggagagagatacacagttctgcttctttaaagaccaacatacaagtgatcgtcccagaaagtgacatgtgcctgatgtagacttgcgatcaactttgtcaccagcataatcagcatcctagaatccaaccagatcaaactctgagccctttggataccataatcctagagttggggtgtgagccaaatatcgaagaattcgcttcacagctaagtgatgcgactcctttggtgccgcttgaaatcgagcacacatgcaaacactaagcataatatctggcctagatgcacatagataaaataaagaaccaatcatgaag
The window above is part of the Triticum aestivum cultivar Chinese Spring chromosome 2A, IWGSC CS RefSeq v2.1, whole genome shotgun sequence genome. Proteins encoded here:
- the LOC123186344 gene encoding uncharacterized protein, which gives rise to MGLHLLVAFAAVKGFAQLFHVSAPLWWPPLNPWPPLACHLPEACAVLCRVLATHLAWLRRAYARGGSVWGLRSRDDYDVLRQALLDVFY